The Ziziphus jujuba cultivar Dongzao chromosome 3, ASM3175591v1 region AGCATGGAaaagaaatataacaataaaaagataaagaatcAGAAAGCATGAGAGAGGAGTAACAAGAATCCACCACCTCAACTCCAGACCAGAATACAGGACATTTGGACTACATAAGTAACATGAAACTGCCAAGGAGGCCACTATAGCCCAGAGAAGCAGGttcaaaagagaaaagagagctAGAGACCATAGCAAAGTAGATCAGAGTTTGAAATAAGAAAGGCAACATGTTGCCAGGAGGAAAGAGGGCAGAAAACAGTTTTGGTAAGTCTTAGAAAAAGGGGTCAGATACCACAAAACACGAGAATCAACCAACCAAGAAATGGCTCCAGATCAAAACAGGAAACAGGAAAGGTCTGGAAGCAACATCCAATTGATTTGATAAGGCAGCAACAAAAACAGAACCACAAAGCAGAGCATAACAAACAAGAGAGAAGAGAACACCAACCTGCTCTGGCTCAGAATACAAGACAAATCCAAGTGCTAGAACAGCAGTCCTCCTGACATCATCACTCACATCGGATACAGCAAAGTGCAGCAACTGGCGGATGGCCTTGTTGTTTGCCGTTCCACTATAGGCCAATGCCAATGCATACATACCACCATAACGAAGAATAGGATCTTGATCCCGTGTCATCTGCTCAATAAGTgtgtctgcttcttcttctcttccatACACTGTAAGTGCAATTCCCAATGCCAACCCCCTGAATCACATAACAAGGTAAATACAAGGGAGCAATGTGTGCTTAACACATCAGTCAAAAAGAGATTGTGAAACCATCTTTACCTGATGATCTTTTCATGTTGTGTCTCATGAGCATAAGTAAGCATCTCACTTGCCTTCTCACTTGCAGTTCCAACCATAAGCAAGCCCATACTGATGCCTGCACCTTCACCAGCAACTGCACTGTCAGTGTAGAGAACGCTTTTAATGTCATCATAGATGTCCTCATCGGCAGTTCCTAAAGCTGCCAAACCAAGACCTAAGCATGCACCATGTTGAATAACCTGCACCAATATAGACCCCGATGATTTGGTGGTAAAACATAACATAGGCTCGGCAAAGATGTTCATTTTGGTATAAGGTAATTACCTCCACATTAGTACTGCGCAGGCTATCACGAAGGAATTGTTTGATGCCCTCACCATGGTTGGCATGAATAAGACCCAAAGCATAGAGAGCACCACCTTCAGAGTAAGGACTGCCACCACCTCCAGCTCCACCCTGAGGCAAGTAAGGTGCCATCAATGATCTTCCTTGCTGCAAGTGGCCTCTGTGGATAACACCTAGCCCAGCTGTTGCGCTAAATTTGGCCCAATTTGTGGCTCTGCTCAACCAGTCCTGACAAGTTGAAGAACCATAGCagcaaaaaaatatgaataagccATAACAATAAAGTAAGGCAAAAAGAAAGATCTTAAGACATCCAACTTACCAAATTCTCCCTAAGGAAAGTATCCACAGTAGTCCCAGCATGCATAATTGCATTTGCATAAATAGTTGCACTATGACAAACACTATTTCTCATCTCAACGGACTGCTTTATTGTCTTCAGAATAAGAAGATCCGATCTATCATAATTCACAGTCAACTTCATAAGAGCTTATTCTCTAAACTTTCTCCAACAGAATCAGGAAGAAATTTTTATGAactaatgaaattaaaaagattaaaagtaaAACGATAGTCTTACTTGTTATGACTGTACAAGAATTGTAGAGTCAATTGTATTGAAGTCTCCCCAGACAAAATTCCCTTAATTTTTGTCAGCCTCTCAGCATACAGCACTTCACTCGGATCGGCATCACGTGTATTAACATTAGAAACAGAACTTCCATCAGTCATTTGTGCATCATCTGGAGCAGAACTCTGATTTTGAGCAGAATCAGCTTCACTGGATCTTGGCTGCTCTGGTTCTGAAGGTTGAGCTTTGGGAGTTGAAAGGCGATCTCTCACATTTATGAGAAAAGCTTGGTGCTCATTCTCTACAAGATCGAAGGCTATTTGAAAAGCCAGGAGTGCATCATCCTTATTTTCAGAGCGCAGAAGCTTTTCTAATATGCTTGCAACACCTTCAGGTTCATCCAAGAACATGAGACACTGACAAATGCTCAAATAGTCTGGAGAAGGCAGCTTCTGGTAAACTTTCACAAGAAGACGAAGTACCTGTAGGAACAAGAAAACGAGATCAACATACATAACTCTCCTCAGTTAGTCTTACAGAAGAGTTGCAGAGTGCATAACATGATTCCATAATCCATCACATAAACATCATAAAAATGCAAGCTAAAAACCACAAACACATCCTTCAAACTATGAACTTCAGCAGTCAGATTAGACTCTTCAGTAACTTCGTTTAACCATCAAAGCAAAAGAACAAGATACATGCAGAGAGttattaaagcaaaaaaaaaaaaatgcatataactTTCTCTAAAAAAACAGGAAAGGATAGGCCCACATTCACCTGACACACACTATTGCCACATAGGCCTTCTAAAATTATGTGGTTCTGGTTCCTACAGATTGTCACATGTCACATATGTACCAGTGCTGCCCATGAAATTGGCTGCTGATcttatttcacatttttttctaTTGTTAAGCAATAAGAATAGCCACCGTTTTCACATAACCCTCCATTTTATTCAAAGGTTTACAAATCAAGTATTCAACAACCACAGGAATAGTCCAAAACACACCCAATACTTCAATTTCCAGCGTCAAAAACACTGAATCTTAATTCAGTCTCTTAATTCGCTCTTCTCCTCATTACAAGACTTAATGCAATCAACTCCCAACTTTTGGGAAAGTTAGGCTATCAATTAGATTACGGTAGCAGAGCAGtattaactaaataaaaaagtaatgtaGAACATCTCCACTCAAAAATATATCAACAAATACATTCCACAACCAAACAATGATTATCTAGGAAAGGAATCAACTGATCGTATAACTAAATAGCTCAAAAAATAGTCCTACCTCATGTCTATATTCCCGGAGATTTACGAAGGAATGAGAGACATTAATGCAATATGATAGAGTTCCATGAACATTATCACTCTTTGTTATTGCTTCCTCAAGTTTATCCAATCTTCGACATTCAATTGCAATTCCCATAGCTTGTTGGTATTTACCATCCAAGATACACCTATATGAAAGAACCATGAGAATACTAAAAGTAAGAAAACTAAAAGAATTGACGCGttacacaaaattaaaaagtaaaggtttACTTACTTATTCAACATTCTCTCTACAATAGCCTCCAACCTAGGATCCACATTTGTTGCATCATTATTTGATTCCGCTGCCTTAGACTTAAGATTTGCATACTCGTCAATAGCCTTAGCTGAGGAAAGGAACAAACAACCAAAAAGTTCATGTAAGTGAGGCATAATTTAAGCATTCCAAATTTCCTTATGAAGGCAAAATTCTGAGAAATATGATATTAAGGTTGATAATAAAATGAAGTTGATTTCTCATTTTTCTGAGTCAGTTAAGCAGATTTTGCAGTCTGCTAAACCAACTTTCGTTCCATTTAAAACATGAAAATAACTTTCAATACTTAAAAGTAAACATTCTACTTTTTTCCTTACTAAAGTACAAAGCAACAGTATCAAATTCATACCAAGAAGAGTGTGAACATAATCAGAGTCCTCTGACACGTCAAATAAGGAACCAGCTCCAAGGGCATAGGACAGCGAGTCATTAAGTTCACCCAAATAATAGAAGACCTGAGGTGAACAGAAAGCATTAAATCCATGTAAAGGCCTGGGATAATAGAGAAAGACACATTCAAGCAGTAGTAGACAGAAAAGAGTTAGACGACagacaaatgataaaaattagaCATAGGAAGACAGTccaaaaagattgaaaaaattaCTCAATTCTCTTTGCACATTCCTTTCTCTGTACTCCAAACCATAAACGAGCAGAGGAACCCATATTGGAAAGCTATCGTTTTTTATAAAGGACTTAGTTACAAATCACCTTTTCAAAGAGTAAGATGCTACTTcaagccaaaaacaaaaaaagctgaGGAGTCAGATTTTACCTTTGATGCAACCAGCGCTGCAAGTTGCCGTTGATGCTGATCAAACTCTTCATCTTCATACAAACTTTCTCTGAATATCAatatatcattaatattttttacccAAGTatcaaatcaaaaataaatgCCATGCAACAGAACGTTAACATTATCAGTACCAAAGCACAAGTATCCGAGCACCACCATTATTTAGAGATCAGCATGACTAAAATTATAGAACCATACCCGCATAAGTGGTCCTAAAATAATGTGTTATGAGACAGAATGAAAAGTTAGCACTTTTTTATGCGTTATTGGAAGTTTACTACAACCACAATCAGCATTCAACAATAATTTTCCTCCCAAGCCCTAATATTCTAGACAACCAATtacaaccaagaaaaaaaaaaaaaaactaaaagcatATATACTATCATAAAAATTTCCCAATTTCAAAGCTAGAACAAAAGAAAACAgctttagaaaaacaaaaacaaattaaacccaTTATTTTAGAAACCCACCACAGGCAATCGACTTTATTTCAacttatacttttttttcttttttttttaacctcaaTTCCATACCAAAAACGGCATtcccaaaattcaaaattaaaaacattaacTTCTTCCTAATTTTCCAGAGTTTCGAAACGAACAAACAGATCAAGCATAATCAGaaccaaaaatccaaaaaaaaaaaaagtatagagaaagagatagagatagaTAGAGTACATGACGGGTACACTGGTGGAGATCTCCGGCCAGAAGATATCAACCAAATTGTTAAGGTTGGAGAGAGCATGAAGCTTGAGTAAAGGATGAGACTCATTGAGCATGGCCAGTAGGCCACCGGCGGAACTGACCATGGTCGCCATAGCCACAACCTTACACGGATCCGATAGAAAGATAAATAAGCCCCTAGGGTTAGGGTTCAGAGAGCCCAAACTCTGCTAGAGCCTAGGGTTTTCGCAGATTGAGATTCGAAACCCTAgatagaagaagatgaagaaacagagaagagagagattgagagagaaagaaaagggaCTGAAGAATGGGGTGCTTTCCTCGTCTCGGGTTTTCTTGATCTGAGTTAACTTATTGGGtaagtcaaaaataaattaaaattttcaaacaaaaaaaaattacactgcaaaaattgaaaaataccaCTTTTACATGCTTTTTTTGtccaacagtttttttttttttttttttgggtaataacatTTTATCCCATCCTCAATTTGTCTAAGTGTTTAGGAGTCAGACTAGggagttttttctcttttaaatttcctcacctcccatatatatatatagaaacaaaaattttatattcatcaAAACTATTTACCAAGATTTTGAATagcaatttattcaaaaaagaaaaaagaaaaaaaaataccaattaataatGTAACATGCATTGTTTTAGTTATTATGTATATTGCATTGTTTTAGTTAGTTCATatcttatattaatttattaaccattaatttattttggctttatatcttttccaatttcaataattaatttgatcaaTCAAGgccttcatttttaattaatttcatccGATTATATAGTAGCTTTTATGATTGAATTTTACTtagaattttctctttttttctttttaccatttgaattatttaaatcTATAAATTCAGAAGAATTAAGCTGTGCATAGTGGAATGCAAAATATCCCCAATCATGATTAAATTGTGAATTTGACACCTTCACAAT contains the following coding sequences:
- the LOC107422544 gene encoding 26S proteasome non-ATPase regulatory subunit 1 homolog A, with product MATMVSSAGGLLAMLNESHPLLKLHALSNLNNLVDIFWPEISTSVPVIESLYEDEEFDQHQRQLAALVASKVFYYLGELNDSLSYALGAGSLFDVSEDSDYVHTLLAKAIDEYANLKSKAAESNNDATNVDPRLEAIVERMLNKCILDGKYQQAMGIAIECRRLDKLEEAITKSDNVHGTLSYCINVSHSFVNLREYRHEVLRLLVKVYQKLPSPDYLSICQCLMFLDEPEGVASILEKLLRSENKDDALLAFQIAFDLVENEHQAFLINVRDRLSTPKAQPSEPEQPRSSEADSAQNQSSAPDDAQMTDGSSVSNVNTRDADPSEVLYAERLTKIKGILSGETSIQLTLQFLYSHNKSDLLILKTIKQSVEMRNSVCHSATIYANAIMHAGTTVDTFLRENLDWLSRATNWAKFSATAGLGVIHRGHLQQGRSLMAPYLPQGGAGGGGSPYSEGGALYALGLIHANHGEGIKQFLRDSLRSTNVEVIQHGACLGLGLAALGTADEDIYDDIKSVLYTDSAVAGEGAGISMGLLMVGTASEKASEMLTYAHETQHEKIIRGLALGIALTVYGREEEADTLIEQMTRDQDPILRYGGMYALALAYSGTANNKAIRQLLHFAVSDVSDDVRRTAVLALGFVLYSEPEQTPRIVSLLSESYNPHVRYGAALAVGISCAGTGLSEAISLLEPLTSDVVDFVRQGALIAMAMVMVQISEASDSRVGTFRRQLEKIILDKHEDTMSKMGAILASGILDAGGRNVTIRLLSKTKHDKVTAVVGLAVFSQFWYWYPLIYFISLSFSPTAFIGLNYDLKVPRFEFLSHARPSLFEYPKPTMVPTTTSAVKLPTAVLSTSAKAKARAKKEAELKANAEKSSGAESSSSGANTGKGKSFTEKDGEAMQVDVPTEKKSEPEPSFEILTNPARVVPAQEKCIKFLEESRYVPVKLAPSGFVLLRDLRPTEPEVLSLTDTPSSTASTAGASAAGQQGSVSAMAVDEEPQPPQPFEFTS